The Ovis aries strain OAR_USU_Benz2616 breed Rambouillet chromosome 6, ARS-UI_Ramb_v3.0, whole genome shotgun sequence genome includes a window with the following:
- the PCDH7 gene encoding protocadherin-7 isoform X5 — protein sequence MLRMRTMGWARAWCLGCCLLLPLSLSLAAAKQLLRYRLAEEGPADVRIGNVASDLGIVTGSGEVTFSLESGSEYLKIDNLTGELSTSERRIDREKLPQCQMIFDENECFLDFEVSVIGPSQSWVDLFEGRVIVLDINDNTPTFPSPVLTLTVEENRPVGTLYLLPTATDRDFGRNGIERYELLQEPGGGGGGGGGEGRRAGPADSAPYPGGGGNGGSGGGPGGSKRRLDAPEGGGGTSPGGRSSVFELQVADTPDGEKQPQLIVKGALDREQRDSYELTLRVRDGGDPPRSSQAILRVLITDVNDNSPRFEKSVYEADLAENSAPGTPILQLRAADLDVGVNGQIEYVFGAATESVRRLLRLDETSGWLSVLHRIDREEVNQLRFTVMARDRGQPPKTDKATVVLNIKDENDNVPSIEIRKIGRIPLKDGVANVAEDVLVDTPIALVQVSDRDQGENGVVTCTVVGDVPFQLKPASDTEGDQNKKKYFLHTSAPLDYETTREFNVVIVAVDSGSPSLSSNNSLIVKVGDTNDNPPVFGQSVVEVYFPENNIPGERVATVLATDADSGKNAEIAYSLDSSVMGIFAIDPDSGDILVNTVLDREQTDRYEFKVNARDKGIPVLQGSTTVIVQVADKNDNDPKFMQDVFTFYVKENLQPNSPVGMVTVMDADKGRNAEMSLYIEENSNIFSIENDTGTIYSTMSFDREHQTTYTFRVKAVDGGDPPRSATATVSLFVMDENDNAPTVTLPRNISYTLLPPSSNVRTVVATVLATDSDDGINADLNYSIVGGNPFKLFEIDSTSGVVSLVGKLTQKHYGLHRLVVQVNDSGQPSQSTTTLVHVFVNESVSNATVIDSQIARSLHTPLTQDIAGDPSYEISKQRLSIVIGVVAGIMTVILIILIVVMARYCRSKNKNGYEAGKKDHEDFFTPQQHDKSKKPKKDKKNKKSKQPLYSSIVTVEASKPNGQRYDSVNEKLSDSPSMGRYRSVNGGPGSPDLARHYKSSSPLPTVQLHPQSPTAGKKHQAVQDLPPANTFVGAGDNISIGSDHCSEYSCQTNNKYSKQVDTVQTTKPSGHIEESCKMNVCARK from the coding sequence atGCTGAGGATGCGGACCATGGGATGGGCGCGCGCCTGGTGTCTGGGCTGCTGTCTCCTCTTGCCGCTTTCGCTCAGCCTAGCGGCCGCCAAGCAACTCCTCCGGTACCGACTGGCCGAGGAGGGCCCAGCAGACGTCCGCATCGGCAACGTCGCCTCGGACTTGGGCATCGTGACCGGCTCCGGTGAGGTGACTTTCAGCCTCGAGTCGGGCTCAGAGTACCTGAAGATCGACAATCTCACCGGCGAGCTGAGTACGAGCGAGAGGCGCATTGACCGCGAGAAACTGCCCCAGTGTCAGATGATCTTCGACGAGAACGAGTGCTTCTTGGACTTCGAGGTGTCGGTGATCGGGCCCTCGCAGAGCTGGGTGGACCTGTTCGAGGGTCGGGTCATCGTGCTCGACATCAACGACAACACGCCCACCTTCCCGTCACCCGTGCTCACCCTCACGGTGGAGGAGAACCGGCCGGTGGGCACTCTCTACCTGCTGCCCACCGCCACCGACCGCGACTTCGGCCGCAATGGCATTGAGCGCTACGAGCTGCTACAGGAgcccgggggcggcggcggcggcggcggcggcgagggcCGGCGCGCCGGGCCTGCCGACAGCGCCCCCTACCCTGGGGGCGGCGGGAACGGCGGGAGCGGCGGCGGCCCCGGGGGCTCCAAGAGGAGGCTGGACGCTCCAGAAGGCGGCGGCGGGACCAGCCCCGGCGGACGCAGCAGCGTGTTCGAACTGCAGGTGGCCGACACCCCGGATGGCGAAAAGCAGCCGCAACTGATCGTGAAGGGGGCGCTGGACCGCGAACAGCGCGACTCCTACGAGCTGACCCTGAGGGTGCGCGACGGTGGCGACCCACCTCGCTCCTCTCAGGCCATCCTGCGGGTGCTCATCACCGACGTGAACGACAACAGCCCCCGCTTCGAGAAGAGCGTGTATGAGGCTGACCTGGCCGAGAACAGCGCCCCGGGAACCCCCATCCTTCAGCTGCGTGCCGCCGACCTGGACGTGGGGGTCAACGGGCAGATTGAGTACGTGTTCGGGGCTGCTACCGAGTCCGTGCGGCGGCTGCTGCGCCTAGACGAGACGTCCGGCTGGCTCAGTGTCCTGCACCGTATAGACCGCGAGGAAGTGAACCAGCTGCGCTTCACGGTCATGGCCCGCGATCGCGGGCAGCCTCCCAAGACAGACAAAGCCACGGTGGTCCTTAATATCAAGGACGAAAACGACAATGTGCCGTCCATTGAAATCCGCAAGATCGGGCGTATCCCACTCAAGGATGGGGTGGCCAACGTGGCCGAGGACGTTCTGGTGGACACCCCCATCGCCCTGGTGCAGGTGTCTGACCGAGACCAAGGCGAGAATGGAGTGGTCACCTGCACCGTGGTGGGCGACGTGCCTTTCCAGCTCAAGCCGGCCAGTGACACAGAGGGCGACCAGAACAAGAAAAAGTACTTCCTGCACACCTCGGCCCCTTTGGACTATGAGACGACCAGGGAGTTCAACGTGGTCATAGTAGCGGTGGACTCCGGCAGCCCCAGTCTCTCCAGCAACAACTCCCTGATTGTCAAGGTGGGAGACACCAACGACAACCCGCCTGTCTTTGGCCAGTCAGTGGTGGAGGTGTACTTTCCTGAGAACAACATCCCGGGAGAGAGGGTAGCCACGGTGCTGGCTACAGACGCGGACAGTGGGAAAAACGCTGAAATCGCCTACTCGCTGGACTCTTCCGTGATGGGGATCTTTGCCATCGATCCCGATTCTGGGGACATTCTCGTCAATACCGTGCTGGACCGCGAGCAGACTGACAGGTACGAGTTTAAAGTTAACGCCAGAGACAAAGGCATCCCCGTGCTACAGGGCAGCACCACAGTGATTGTTCAGGTGGCTGACAAGAATGACAATGACCCTAAGTTCATGCAGGACGTCTTTACCTTTTATGTGAAAGAAAATTTACAGCCCAACAGCCCCGTGGGAATGGTCACAGTGATGGATGCTGACAAGGGGCGCAATGCAGAGATGAGCCTATACATAGAGGAGAACAGTAACATTTTTTCCATTGAAAATGACACGGGGACTATTTACTCCACGATGTCTTTTGACAGAGAACATCAGACCACATACACTTTCAGAGTCAAAGCTGTGGATGGGGGAGATCCTCCCAGATCTGCTACAGCCACGGTCTCTCTCTTTGTGATGGATGAGAATGACAATGCTCCCACTGTCACCCTTCCCAGAAATATTTCCTACACTTTACTGCCACCTTCAAGTAACGTCAGGACAGTAGTAGCTACAGTGTTGGCAACAGACAGTGATGATGGCATCAATGCAGACCTTAACTACAGCATTGTGGGAGGGAATCCCTTCAAGCTGTTTGAGATTGATTCCACCAGTGGTGTGGTTTCCTTAGTGGGAAAACTCACCCAAAAGCATTATGGCTTGCACAGGTTGGTGGTGCAAGTGAATGACAGTGGGCAGCCTTCCCAGTCTACCACGACTCTGGTGCATGTGTTTGTCAATGAAAGTGTTTCTAATGCAACTGTGATTGACTCTCAAATAGCCAGAAGCTTGCACACCCCACTCACCCAGGATATAGCTGGTGACCCAAGCTATGAAATTAGCAAACAGAGACTCAGTATTGTCATTGGGGTGGTTGCTGGAATTATGACTGTGATTCTAATCATCTTAATTGTAGTGATGGCAAGATATTGCCggtccaaaaataaaaatggctatGAAGCCGGCAAAAAAGATCATGAAGACTTTTTTACACCCCAACAGCATGACAAATCTAAAAAACCTAAAAaggacaagaaaaacaaaaaatctaagCAGCCACTCTATAGCAGCATTGTCACTGTAGAAGCTTCTAAACCAAATGGACAGAGGTATGACAGTGTCAATGAGAAGCTGTCAGACAGCCCAAGCATGGGCCGATACCGATCAGTTAATGGTGGGCCTGGCAGTCCTGACCTGGCCAGGCATTACAAATCTAGTTCCCCCTTGCCTACTGTCCAGCTTCACCCccaatcaccaactgcaggaaAAAAACACCAGGCCGTACAAGATCTACCACCAGCTAATACGTTTGTGGGAGCAGGAGACAACATTTCAATTGGATCAGATCACTGCTCTGAGTACAGCTGTCAAACCAATAACAAATACAGCAAACAG
- the PCDH7 gene encoding protocadherin-7 isoform X6 translates to MLRMRTMGWARAWCLGCCLLLPLSLSLAAAKQLLRYRLAEEGPADVRIGNVASDLGIVTGSGEVTFSLESGSEYLKIDNLTGELSTSERRIDREKLPQCQMIFDENECFLDFEVSVIGPSQSWVDLFEGRVIVLDINDNTPTFPSPVLTLTVEENRPVGTLYLLPTATDRDFGRNGIERYELLQEPGGGGGGGGGEGRRAGPADSAPYPGGGGNGGSGGGPGGSKRRLDAPEGGGGTSPGGRSSVFELQVADTPDGEKQPQLIVKGALDREQRDSYELTLRVRDGGDPPRSSQAILRVLITDVNDNSPRFEKSVYEADLAENSAPGTPILQLRAADLDVGVNGQIEYVFGAATESVRRLLRLDETSGWLSVLHRIDREEVNQLRFTVMARDRGQPPKTDKATVVLNIKDENDNVPSIEIRKIGRIPLKDGVANVAEDVLVDTPIALVQVSDRDQGENGVVTCTVVGDVPFQLKPASDTEGDQNKKKYFLHTSAPLDYETTREFNVVIVAVDSGSPSLSSNNSLIVKVGDTNDNPPVFGQSVVEVYFPENNIPGERVATVLATDADSGKNAEIAYSLDSSVMGIFAIDPDSGDILVNTVLDREQTDRYEFKVNARDKGIPVLQGSTTVIVQVADKNDNDPKFMQDVFTFYVKENLQPNSPVGMVTVMDADKGRNAEMSLYIEENSNIFSIENDTGTIYSTMSFDREHQTTYTFRVKAVDGGDPPRSATATVSLFVMDENDNAPTVTLPRNISYTLLPPSSNVRTVVATVLATDSDDGINADLNYSIVGGNPFKLFEIDSTSGVVSLVGKLTQKHYGLHRLVVQVNDSGQPSQSTTTLVHVFVNESVSNATVIDSQIARSLHTPLTQDIAGDPSYEISKQRLSIVIGVVAGIMTVILIILIVVMARYCRSKNKNGYEAGKKDHEDFFTPQQHDKSKKPKKDKKNKKSKQPLYSSIVTVEASKPNGQRYDSVNEKLSDSPSMGRYRSVNGGPGSPDLARHYKSSSPLPTVQLHPQSPTAGKKHQAVQDLPPANTFVGAGDNISIGSDHCSEYSCQTNNKYSKQMRLHPYITVFG, encoded by the coding sequence atGCTGAGGATGCGGACCATGGGATGGGCGCGCGCCTGGTGTCTGGGCTGCTGTCTCCTCTTGCCGCTTTCGCTCAGCCTAGCGGCCGCCAAGCAACTCCTCCGGTACCGACTGGCCGAGGAGGGCCCAGCAGACGTCCGCATCGGCAACGTCGCCTCGGACTTGGGCATCGTGACCGGCTCCGGTGAGGTGACTTTCAGCCTCGAGTCGGGCTCAGAGTACCTGAAGATCGACAATCTCACCGGCGAGCTGAGTACGAGCGAGAGGCGCATTGACCGCGAGAAACTGCCCCAGTGTCAGATGATCTTCGACGAGAACGAGTGCTTCTTGGACTTCGAGGTGTCGGTGATCGGGCCCTCGCAGAGCTGGGTGGACCTGTTCGAGGGTCGGGTCATCGTGCTCGACATCAACGACAACACGCCCACCTTCCCGTCACCCGTGCTCACCCTCACGGTGGAGGAGAACCGGCCGGTGGGCACTCTCTACCTGCTGCCCACCGCCACCGACCGCGACTTCGGCCGCAATGGCATTGAGCGCTACGAGCTGCTACAGGAgcccgggggcggcggcggcggcggcggcggcgagggcCGGCGCGCCGGGCCTGCCGACAGCGCCCCCTACCCTGGGGGCGGCGGGAACGGCGGGAGCGGCGGCGGCCCCGGGGGCTCCAAGAGGAGGCTGGACGCTCCAGAAGGCGGCGGCGGGACCAGCCCCGGCGGACGCAGCAGCGTGTTCGAACTGCAGGTGGCCGACACCCCGGATGGCGAAAAGCAGCCGCAACTGATCGTGAAGGGGGCGCTGGACCGCGAACAGCGCGACTCCTACGAGCTGACCCTGAGGGTGCGCGACGGTGGCGACCCACCTCGCTCCTCTCAGGCCATCCTGCGGGTGCTCATCACCGACGTGAACGACAACAGCCCCCGCTTCGAGAAGAGCGTGTATGAGGCTGACCTGGCCGAGAACAGCGCCCCGGGAACCCCCATCCTTCAGCTGCGTGCCGCCGACCTGGACGTGGGGGTCAACGGGCAGATTGAGTACGTGTTCGGGGCTGCTACCGAGTCCGTGCGGCGGCTGCTGCGCCTAGACGAGACGTCCGGCTGGCTCAGTGTCCTGCACCGTATAGACCGCGAGGAAGTGAACCAGCTGCGCTTCACGGTCATGGCCCGCGATCGCGGGCAGCCTCCCAAGACAGACAAAGCCACGGTGGTCCTTAATATCAAGGACGAAAACGACAATGTGCCGTCCATTGAAATCCGCAAGATCGGGCGTATCCCACTCAAGGATGGGGTGGCCAACGTGGCCGAGGACGTTCTGGTGGACACCCCCATCGCCCTGGTGCAGGTGTCTGACCGAGACCAAGGCGAGAATGGAGTGGTCACCTGCACCGTGGTGGGCGACGTGCCTTTCCAGCTCAAGCCGGCCAGTGACACAGAGGGCGACCAGAACAAGAAAAAGTACTTCCTGCACACCTCGGCCCCTTTGGACTATGAGACGACCAGGGAGTTCAACGTGGTCATAGTAGCGGTGGACTCCGGCAGCCCCAGTCTCTCCAGCAACAACTCCCTGATTGTCAAGGTGGGAGACACCAACGACAACCCGCCTGTCTTTGGCCAGTCAGTGGTGGAGGTGTACTTTCCTGAGAACAACATCCCGGGAGAGAGGGTAGCCACGGTGCTGGCTACAGACGCGGACAGTGGGAAAAACGCTGAAATCGCCTACTCGCTGGACTCTTCCGTGATGGGGATCTTTGCCATCGATCCCGATTCTGGGGACATTCTCGTCAATACCGTGCTGGACCGCGAGCAGACTGACAGGTACGAGTTTAAAGTTAACGCCAGAGACAAAGGCATCCCCGTGCTACAGGGCAGCACCACAGTGATTGTTCAGGTGGCTGACAAGAATGACAATGACCCTAAGTTCATGCAGGACGTCTTTACCTTTTATGTGAAAGAAAATTTACAGCCCAACAGCCCCGTGGGAATGGTCACAGTGATGGATGCTGACAAGGGGCGCAATGCAGAGATGAGCCTATACATAGAGGAGAACAGTAACATTTTTTCCATTGAAAATGACACGGGGACTATTTACTCCACGATGTCTTTTGACAGAGAACATCAGACCACATACACTTTCAGAGTCAAAGCTGTGGATGGGGGAGATCCTCCCAGATCTGCTACAGCCACGGTCTCTCTCTTTGTGATGGATGAGAATGACAATGCTCCCACTGTCACCCTTCCCAGAAATATTTCCTACACTTTACTGCCACCTTCAAGTAACGTCAGGACAGTAGTAGCTACAGTGTTGGCAACAGACAGTGATGATGGCATCAATGCAGACCTTAACTACAGCATTGTGGGAGGGAATCCCTTCAAGCTGTTTGAGATTGATTCCACCAGTGGTGTGGTTTCCTTAGTGGGAAAACTCACCCAAAAGCATTATGGCTTGCACAGGTTGGTGGTGCAAGTGAATGACAGTGGGCAGCCTTCCCAGTCTACCACGACTCTGGTGCATGTGTTTGTCAATGAAAGTGTTTCTAATGCAACTGTGATTGACTCTCAAATAGCCAGAAGCTTGCACACCCCACTCACCCAGGATATAGCTGGTGACCCAAGCTATGAAATTAGCAAACAGAGACTCAGTATTGTCATTGGGGTGGTTGCTGGAATTATGACTGTGATTCTAATCATCTTAATTGTAGTGATGGCAAGATATTGCCggtccaaaaataaaaatggctatGAAGCCGGCAAAAAAGATCATGAAGACTTTTTTACACCCCAACAGCATGACAAATCTAAAAAACCTAAAAaggacaagaaaaacaaaaaatctaagCAGCCACTCTATAGCAGCATTGTCACTGTAGAAGCTTCTAAACCAAATGGACAGAGGTATGACAGTGTCAATGAGAAGCTGTCAGACAGCCCAAGCATGGGCCGATACCGATCAGTTAATGGTGGGCCTGGCAGTCCTGACCTGGCCAGGCATTACAAATCTAGTTCCCCCTTGCCTACTGTCCAGCTTCACCCccaatcaccaactgcaggaaAAAAACACCAGGCCGTACAAGATCTACCACCAGCTAATACGTTTGTGGGAGCAGGAGACAACATTTCAATTGGATCAGATCACTGCTCTGAGTACAGCTGTCAAACCAATAACAAATACAGCAAACAG
- the PCDH7 gene encoding protocadherin-7 isoform X4 has product MLRMRTMGWARAWCLGCCLLLPLSLSLAAAKQLLRYRLAEEGPADVRIGNVASDLGIVTGSGEVTFSLESGSEYLKIDNLTGELSTSERRIDREKLPQCQMIFDENECFLDFEVSVIGPSQSWVDLFEGRVIVLDINDNTPTFPSPVLTLTVEENRPVGTLYLLPTATDRDFGRNGIERYELLQEPGGGGGGGGGEGRRAGPADSAPYPGGGGNGGSGGGPGGSKRRLDAPEGGGGTSPGGRSSVFELQVADTPDGEKQPQLIVKGALDREQRDSYELTLRVRDGGDPPRSSQAILRVLITDVNDNSPRFEKSVYEADLAENSAPGTPILQLRAADLDVGVNGQIEYVFGAATESVRRLLRLDETSGWLSVLHRIDREEVNQLRFTVMARDRGQPPKTDKATVVLNIKDENDNVPSIEIRKIGRIPLKDGVANVAEDVLVDTPIALVQVSDRDQGENGVVTCTVVGDVPFQLKPASDTEGDQNKKKYFLHTSAPLDYETTREFNVVIVAVDSGSPSLSSNNSLIVKVGDTNDNPPVFGQSVVEVYFPENNIPGERVATVLATDADSGKNAEIAYSLDSSVMGIFAIDPDSGDILVNTVLDREQTDRYEFKVNARDKGIPVLQGSTTVIVQVADKNDNDPKFMQDVFTFYVKENLQPNSPVGMVTVMDADKGRNAEMSLYIEENSNIFSIENDTGTIYSTMSFDREHQTTYTFRVKAVDGGDPPRSATATVSLFVMDENDNAPTVTLPRNISYTLLPPSSNVRTVVATVLATDSDDGINADLNYSIVGGNPFKLFEIDSTSGVVSLVGKLTQKHYGLHRLVVQVNDSGQPSQSTTTLVHVFVNESVSNATVIDSQIARSLHTPLTQDIAGDPSYEISKQRLSIVIGVVAGIMTVILIILIVVMARYCRSKNKNGYEAGKKDHEDFFTPQQHDKSKKPKKDKKNKKSKQPLYSSIVTVEASKPNGQRYDSVNEKLSDSPSMGRYRSVNGGPGSPDLARHYKSSSPLPTVQLHPQSPTAGKKHQAVQDLPPANTFVGAGDNISIGSDHCSEYSCQTNNKYSKQPFRRVTFSVVSQPQDPHQGSLQSCYDSGLEESETPSSKSSSGPRLGALPLPEDNYERTTPDGSVGEAEHMENGVAAITTFPFLPFPHGKTHGRRVLLRPLH; this is encoded by the coding sequence atGCTGAGGATGCGGACCATGGGATGGGCGCGCGCCTGGTGTCTGGGCTGCTGTCTCCTCTTGCCGCTTTCGCTCAGCCTAGCGGCCGCCAAGCAACTCCTCCGGTACCGACTGGCCGAGGAGGGCCCAGCAGACGTCCGCATCGGCAACGTCGCCTCGGACTTGGGCATCGTGACCGGCTCCGGTGAGGTGACTTTCAGCCTCGAGTCGGGCTCAGAGTACCTGAAGATCGACAATCTCACCGGCGAGCTGAGTACGAGCGAGAGGCGCATTGACCGCGAGAAACTGCCCCAGTGTCAGATGATCTTCGACGAGAACGAGTGCTTCTTGGACTTCGAGGTGTCGGTGATCGGGCCCTCGCAGAGCTGGGTGGACCTGTTCGAGGGTCGGGTCATCGTGCTCGACATCAACGACAACACGCCCACCTTCCCGTCACCCGTGCTCACCCTCACGGTGGAGGAGAACCGGCCGGTGGGCACTCTCTACCTGCTGCCCACCGCCACCGACCGCGACTTCGGCCGCAATGGCATTGAGCGCTACGAGCTGCTACAGGAgcccgggggcggcggcggcggcggcggcggcgagggcCGGCGCGCCGGGCCTGCCGACAGCGCCCCCTACCCTGGGGGCGGCGGGAACGGCGGGAGCGGCGGCGGCCCCGGGGGCTCCAAGAGGAGGCTGGACGCTCCAGAAGGCGGCGGCGGGACCAGCCCCGGCGGACGCAGCAGCGTGTTCGAACTGCAGGTGGCCGACACCCCGGATGGCGAAAAGCAGCCGCAACTGATCGTGAAGGGGGCGCTGGACCGCGAACAGCGCGACTCCTACGAGCTGACCCTGAGGGTGCGCGACGGTGGCGACCCACCTCGCTCCTCTCAGGCCATCCTGCGGGTGCTCATCACCGACGTGAACGACAACAGCCCCCGCTTCGAGAAGAGCGTGTATGAGGCTGACCTGGCCGAGAACAGCGCCCCGGGAACCCCCATCCTTCAGCTGCGTGCCGCCGACCTGGACGTGGGGGTCAACGGGCAGATTGAGTACGTGTTCGGGGCTGCTACCGAGTCCGTGCGGCGGCTGCTGCGCCTAGACGAGACGTCCGGCTGGCTCAGTGTCCTGCACCGTATAGACCGCGAGGAAGTGAACCAGCTGCGCTTCACGGTCATGGCCCGCGATCGCGGGCAGCCTCCCAAGACAGACAAAGCCACGGTGGTCCTTAATATCAAGGACGAAAACGACAATGTGCCGTCCATTGAAATCCGCAAGATCGGGCGTATCCCACTCAAGGATGGGGTGGCCAACGTGGCCGAGGACGTTCTGGTGGACACCCCCATCGCCCTGGTGCAGGTGTCTGACCGAGACCAAGGCGAGAATGGAGTGGTCACCTGCACCGTGGTGGGCGACGTGCCTTTCCAGCTCAAGCCGGCCAGTGACACAGAGGGCGACCAGAACAAGAAAAAGTACTTCCTGCACACCTCGGCCCCTTTGGACTATGAGACGACCAGGGAGTTCAACGTGGTCATAGTAGCGGTGGACTCCGGCAGCCCCAGTCTCTCCAGCAACAACTCCCTGATTGTCAAGGTGGGAGACACCAACGACAACCCGCCTGTCTTTGGCCAGTCAGTGGTGGAGGTGTACTTTCCTGAGAACAACATCCCGGGAGAGAGGGTAGCCACGGTGCTGGCTACAGACGCGGACAGTGGGAAAAACGCTGAAATCGCCTACTCGCTGGACTCTTCCGTGATGGGGATCTTTGCCATCGATCCCGATTCTGGGGACATTCTCGTCAATACCGTGCTGGACCGCGAGCAGACTGACAGGTACGAGTTTAAAGTTAACGCCAGAGACAAAGGCATCCCCGTGCTACAGGGCAGCACCACAGTGATTGTTCAGGTGGCTGACAAGAATGACAATGACCCTAAGTTCATGCAGGACGTCTTTACCTTTTATGTGAAAGAAAATTTACAGCCCAACAGCCCCGTGGGAATGGTCACAGTGATGGATGCTGACAAGGGGCGCAATGCAGAGATGAGCCTATACATAGAGGAGAACAGTAACATTTTTTCCATTGAAAATGACACGGGGACTATTTACTCCACGATGTCTTTTGACAGAGAACATCAGACCACATACACTTTCAGAGTCAAAGCTGTGGATGGGGGAGATCCTCCCAGATCTGCTACAGCCACGGTCTCTCTCTTTGTGATGGATGAGAATGACAATGCTCCCACTGTCACCCTTCCCAGAAATATTTCCTACACTTTACTGCCACCTTCAAGTAACGTCAGGACAGTAGTAGCTACAGTGTTGGCAACAGACAGTGATGATGGCATCAATGCAGACCTTAACTACAGCATTGTGGGAGGGAATCCCTTCAAGCTGTTTGAGATTGATTCCACCAGTGGTGTGGTTTCCTTAGTGGGAAAACTCACCCAAAAGCATTATGGCTTGCACAGGTTGGTGGTGCAAGTGAATGACAGTGGGCAGCCTTCCCAGTCTACCACGACTCTGGTGCATGTGTTTGTCAATGAAAGTGTTTCTAATGCAACTGTGATTGACTCTCAAATAGCCAGAAGCTTGCACACCCCACTCACCCAGGATATAGCTGGTGACCCAAGCTATGAAATTAGCAAACAGAGACTCAGTATTGTCATTGGGGTGGTTGCTGGAATTATGACTGTGATTCTAATCATCTTAATTGTAGTGATGGCAAGATATTGCCggtccaaaaataaaaatggctatGAAGCCGGCAAAAAAGATCATGAAGACTTTTTTACACCCCAACAGCATGACAAATCTAAAAAACCTAAAAaggacaagaaaaacaaaaaatctaagCAGCCACTCTATAGCAGCATTGTCACTGTAGAAGCTTCTAAACCAAATGGACAGAGGTATGACAGTGTCAATGAGAAGCTGTCAGACAGCCCAAGCATGGGCCGATACCGATCAGTTAATGGTGGGCCTGGCAGTCCTGACCTGGCCAGGCATTACAAATCTAGTTCCCCCTTGCCTACTGTCCAGCTTCACCCccaatcaccaactgcaggaaAAAAACACCAGGCCGTACAAGATCTACCACCAGCTAATACGTTTGTGGGAGCAGGAGACAACATTTCAATTGGATCAGATCACTGCTCTGAGTACAGCTGTCAAACCAATAACAAATACAGCAAACAG